The window TCAAAATATCAATATACAGATAATGAAAAAGAAGAAATAGTATCAGGTGTACTGGAAGCTATAAAAAGAAAAAATAAGAAAGGTTAACTCAAAAACTTTTCATGAATTAACCTTTGCAAAAATTAGACACCGACAATTTTACGTCTGATGTCAATTCCGTTAAAACAAGATGAAAAACAATCTTTTAATTCATCGTATAAAGACTTTAAATTATTTAATTCTTTATGTATATCTTCTTTGTTGTCAGAATATTTTAAAACAATTTCATTGAAATGATAAAAATGTTTACAAAAATCAAGAAGTTCTGAATTACAATTCTTAAAATCAGAGAAGTAAAAATCTTCTAATTTTTTAACACAGAAAAATGCTTCATTCAAAAATTGTATTGCAGAATTGAAATTAATATCAATCATTTCAATGGAGTTTTCAGAGTGTAGAACGCACTCATTTGCTAAATTTAATATATGATCTTCCATAAATATAGTCTCCTTTCATTAGGATAAAGAGATTATACCATAAATTAACAATATTTTAAATAAACAAGACAAATAAAAAAAGGAGAAAGTCGTATGAAAATAGAAGATATAAAAACCTGTGAGCTTGTTGAGGAATTAAAAAGAAGAGAGGGAGTGGAAACGGTAGTGGTATTTCCTTATGAAAAGAAAAATATAGAGGCAGAAGGTGCAATGATTGTCTTGAAAATAATAGATTAGTGGATTTGTAGTTTTTAAAAATGTTTGAAAAGATAGAAAAAATCTGAAAGGAGCAAAATAATGACAAAATCATTAGAAATGGCAATGTATATAGAAGAATTAAAAAGTAAGATTAAGCTGTTGGAAAATTTACGTTATCCATATAATGAAGAAGATGAAAAAGAATTATCGGAAGAGATATTAAAATCAGCAGAGAATTTGAAGAA of the Sebaldella sp. S0638 genome contains:
- a CDS encoding BC1881 family protein, whose protein sequence is MKIEDIKTCELVEELKRREGVETVVVFPYEKKNIEAEGAMIVLKIID